The window CACAGCAATCTCAACTAACCCAGTCTTCATCTGTTGCTCACATCCCAGAATCTGTGATGAGCCAAGCAGTGAGAAGCAGAGTGAAACACAGGAAGCTTTGCTGTTTCAGAAGTTACCATTTTCAGAAAGATGTCTCATGCAGCCTTGGCTTGTCACAAATCCAATTTCTTCAACTGCTCGTATGTCACAAAGAACTGTGGTTATGGGTTAAGGATGACACAGAAAATGCCATCTTCACAACTCCAGTGCATAACAACAGACTTACAAATGGCACACTTAATAACAAATAGGTACAGGCAGACCCACGCTATGGACACGATTAAATAAAAGGGGTTCCACCCTTAACCACATCAAACTATCTTCCAAGGTCAGCTTGGAGCAGAAAGATCACAGCTGAGATATGTAAATCCCCTGGTATCAGCCTCTTCTGAGATGGCATCTACGCTGATAAGCTTTTGTGGCTTTGCTGTGGTGGAAAAACTTTCCAGCACTGTAAgcttttgagagagagagagagagagagagttagcAAGCCCTGGGAAGCTCTCCTCAAAGGCTTCCACTATGCATCCTTccttgggaggcaggagctgaTGAAGAGCAACAAGAGGACAGCAAAAGCCAGCATTCCTGCTTCATCACTCTGCCCTTCAGTGTCTAATTAACTGCCtcacgggcgcggtggctcacgcctgtaatcccagcactttgggaggccaaggggcaggtcacttgaggtcaggagtttgagaccagcctggctgacatggtgaaaccccatctctactaaaaacacaaaaattagccaggcgtggttttatgtgcctgtaatcccaactactcaggaggccaaggcaagagaattgctagaacccaggaggcggaggtggcagtgacccgagatcacgccactgtactccagcctgggcgacagagtaaagactcagtctcaaaaacaaaaaaaaagttaactgcctttcctttcctgcctcccaCTGTGGCACATAGGAAGCGTGCTGGCCTGCCAAACAATTCCGGAGCTAATTCCTGTTTATCTTCAGGCACTTTCTAAGATAAGCATTCTAAGACACTGTTGCCAACCACATCCTTCCCAAGGTGGCTAGGGCTATAAAGCcaatcctcctctctctctctctgaaatcgTAAATACCCTCAGCTTCTAGAACAGAGTCTAACTAAACCTTTTTAGTAGTATCACTACTTTTGAATAATACCACCATCAAAGCAAGATTCAGTGTCTAGCACGGAGACTTTACACTTCCTAAAAAAGAAACTAAGTAGTGACTTCTTAGCATCAGAGGAACTCAAAATAATCAGAACCTACttctaaattataattaataacatGAGAGTTTATACAAATAGTATTCTTTAGCTGTATCTTTTTTCAGATCTATTGCAACAGAAAAGGATACAATGATATTCCAAGGACCAAGTCTCAACCAATTTGGCCAAAAGCCTTTATAGAGAGCAAAAAACCCTTCATTCTTCCATGtctgttaaaagaagaaaaaaaagttaacttcCAACTTTCTAATTATGCCAAATGCATTAATAATTAGtggccaggccaggcgcggtggctcacgcctttaatcccagcactttgggaggccgaggcgggtggatcaccaggtcaggagatcaagaccatcctggctaatgcagtgaaaccctgtctctactaaaaatacaaaaaaaaaattagccgggcatggtggcaggcgcctgtagtcccagctactcgggaggctgaggcaggagaatggcatgaacccgggaggcggagcttgcagtgagccaagatcacgccactgcactccagcctgggcgacaaagcgagactccatctcaaaaaataataataataattagtggccagactgatttatttttcttaaaaataaaatcctgtttGGAAGGACtgcctaagaaatctttgctcttTAGAGGCTTGTGTGGGTGGAAGACTAAGGCTCCATGCCCAACAACCCCACACGAAGGATTGAATGAACTCCACACAAAGGAGATAAACACTGTTGAGTGAGGAAAAAATTAGATTTAATTCCAATTACGGTCTGTTGCTTCCGTGCCATGTGGGCTCCTGAACAGGTCACAAATAAAGAAGCAATAGTGGTAGAGATATCATTCAGAGTACCACTATTTCCCAAGATGTCAGGTGGATGAATACGATAAGTGTCTTTGCTTCATTAAGGCAACACCTGAAGAATAAAATGTGCTAGTGTCATGTTGGAAAACAGGAACCACAAAAGTGGCCcctgtagccataaaaaagaaatcacgttctttgcagcaacatggatggagctggaggccattatcctgagcaaactaacgcagaaacagaagatcaaaaaccacatgttctcatttttaagtgggagctaaacaatgggtacacacgGACATAAAGATAGAagtaacagacactggggactcctaAAGGGGAGAGGCTAGAGTTGAAAAATTATCTGTCTGGTGTAATGCtcactatttgggtaatgggtacatTAGAAGCCCAATCTCCACCACTACGCATGtgcctatgtaacacacctgcacatgtaccccctgaatctaaaatacattaaaacttgaaaataaataaataaatatcaccttaaaaaaaaaaaaaaagtgactccTAATCCTACTACTGGCAATCTAGTGGCAGAGACAGGTGAAACCTTTCACCCACTCATAAAACAGGAGGCCCAATTATTTAAACTGAGAATTAAAGTAAGATTGATGTGTTCCTTTAACAGAGATGTCTGAATGAGGGATATTCATACTAGTTTGACCCAACAGGAAGAAAGTACATTTTGGAAGGAGACCCAGTTCTTTTATAATCACAGGAAATATTTCCTCACCTTTCACAGCAGATGGAGGTATAAAGAAAACAACATTGTATTTATAAAAGCTAAGCACAGTGTGGCAAAAATGGTCTCACACATGTACATCTCTGGGCTTTAAAGCATCATTCATCTTAGTTTTAGTAGCTTTCATAATTTAGTTACTTCTTagatcaaaaaaatatataattcacaaCCCTGCAGAGACAGACATCTGCTCTTACCTGTAACAAGCAATCCAGGGTTCCTGTGTAGCCAGAACATCTGCCATCTCGAAGCACTCTCTGATTCATCATACGTGTCCTCACAACATCAACAGGGTTTGAGGCCAGGGCCCCTGCCAGACCACAGGTGAAGCTTGAGCTATAAAGAcaccattggaaaaaaaaaaaaaagttaaccatcACTGAGCTACAACCACCATCAAAGGCAGAAAACAGCTTCTGCCCAAACTATGGGGTTTTCTTGTTTGTGGTTttcgtgttttgttttgttttgttttgtttttgagacgaagtcttgctctgttgcccaggctggagtgcaatggtgtgaccttggctcactgcaacctctgcctcccaagttcaagcgattctcctgcctcagcctcccaagtagctgggatttcaggtgtactctaccacatccagctaattttttttgtatttttattagagacggggtttcgccatgttggccaggctgatctcagactcttgacctcaagtgatctgcccacctcggcctcccaaagtgctgggattacaggcatgagccaccatgcccagccccaaaacTATGTTGAACTAACATGTATCAACATGAAACATGTCAAGAAGAGCCATATCTAGAGAGCTTGATAAACTGCTTACATATTAGCACCGATTATACTAGCTGATAAATCCCAGCGACAGCTAAGAATACCTGACATTCTAGAATGTCAAAGGATCATAAAACATAAAGGAAATCCTCCAAGGATGATCTTTTCCATCTATTTACCTGTAAGTGGACATCAGAGTAATTCTAGCCATATCATAATTATATCATTTCCTAGATATCAAAGAAAAAGATCTCCTTACTATAATGCCCCGCAAAGGTCTTAGGTTCTGCTATATtttcagtcccacaagactaccACAGACCATACTTTATATCAATTAACCCAGAGCaaagtttctcaacctcagcactagcTATATCCCTGGCCTGGccccactagatgtcagtagtATTCCCCCCTGGTTGTGACAATCAGAACAGTCTCCACACATTGCCCACCAATGGATtatgtatgattatatatatatatatatatacacacacacacacacacacacacacacacacatatgaatgataatatatatgtatgatatatccatacaatgtgATAATctgcagctattaaaaataaatgaaggccAGGCCGGcaatggctgacacctgtaatcccagcactttgggaggctgaggcgggtggatcacttaagtctaggagttcaagaccagcctgggtgacatggcaaaacctcagctctacaaaaaatacaaaaattaaccgggtgtggtggcatgcgccggcagtcccagctacttggaaggctgaggcaggaggatcacttgagcccaggaggtagaggttgcagtgagccgagatcacaccactgcactccagcctgggtaacagtgagaccccgtctcacataaataaataaataaagtccgTAAGTACTGACACGAAGTCTGTAAGCACTCAAAGATATTTGGAATATGTTGTTAAATcgcattttattttagagacagggtctttctctgttgcccaggctagggttcCGTCGCCCagtcaaggctcactgcagcctcaccttcctgagctcaggcaatcctcctgcctcagtctcccatgttgCTGGGACcatagccatgcaccaccatgcccagctaattttttaattttttgtagaaatggggcctcattttgttgcccaagctggtcttgaattcctaggctcaagtgatcctcctgcctcggccttccaaagtcctaagattacaggcgtgaactactgtgcccagcctgttgttacattctaaaaagcaaataaaagaatgtaaaacatGATCTTATTTGTGTAATAAAGTTCATATAATACACTTTTGTAGACATATTTGCATACACGTAGAAAACGCCTGGAAGATACATATCAAACTGTTAACAACAGCTGCCTATGTAGAGGAATAAGGACTTCTACCTGGTCCTGCTTCACTTCTGCATTGCaacttttcaaatataagaatataatacttttataataaactttctttagaatttctataattttttaaaaaaagccatgAACATACAGGAAGTGGGTATACACAGTGTCTCCCATCAGGCCTGAGAGAATAAGATGCTTCTTGGTGATGTCATAGACCGGCAGCTCCACACCAACAACAATAGCAGCCCTCTGCGCAGTAAGGGACACACCCTgggtaaaaatattaacaataaaaatgattctGATATGCCTCTGTAGAACAAGCCTTGCAAATGTGCAAAGGTTCTAATCCATAAACTATGATCAAGGTTTATCTTTTCCTCTGGGGAGGCAGAAATGTAGAGTGACAGAGCGGAAAAGATCACAGAGCAAGAACTCAAAAACTCTGAAGTCTAATTCTGATGCTGGCATTAACTATATGACCTTGGGCCAGACTTTGGCCAGGACAAGtcacctctcagagcctccagTTTCCTTCTATGAACTGAGAGATCACACTGGATGATCTTTAGGGGCTATTCTATGAACTGACAAGTCATTAGAATACTAGGAAATAACACTCTACACCACATGCTTGCCTAATAACACAGACTTCAGTTACAAGCCATGAAATTGTATGGATCAAAACACCCAATGGAACTGTAACCTAAAATCCTTCTccataagaatttaaaaaaaaaaaaagagcaaaagaccaaacaacaacaaaaaaagtgcttATCCTTCACACAATATCTTATACATAAATTATTCAAAAGCAACTTTAAAAATCATGACATAGGCCAGGCGCAATgcctcacaactgtaatcccggcactttgggaggccgaggcaggcagatcacctgaggtcaggagttcgagaccagcctgaccaacatggtgaaaccccatctctactaaaaatacaaaaattagcggggtgtggtggcgcacgcctgtaatcccagttactcaggaggctgaggcaggagaatcacttgaactcaggaggtggaggttgcagtgagccaagatcgtgccattgcactccagcctgagcaacagggcaagactccatctcaaaaaaaaaaaaaaaaaaaaaaatcatgacatATTCcttatattcccattttatagatagggaaataaagaaagatattttcatgGGCAGAAGATGCCACTCCTCTTCCCTTACTCCATTACGACACTTGGATTAAAATTAAGTGATAGAACAAGTaaattcaaaaaaggaaaaaagaactaaataaatcaGTTCGATCCATCCTTCTGGCTTACCTTCCACAGTCCTCTTGTCCCCTCTTGCTGGTAAATGTTCATGAAGTTGCCTATCATTCCTCCTTGAATGGTGTTGCTTTGCGCTTGCATCCGaatctagagattattttaaaGACCAACATCAGAAAGAAACTACCACAATCCCACCCACAACCAATGTATACCTCTGACAGTCAGTCCGTCAGTC of the Homo sapiens chromosome 13, GRCh38.p14 Primary Assembly genome contains:
- the SLC25A30 gene encoding kidney mitochondrial carrier protein 1 isoform 2 (isoform 2 is encoded by transcript variant 2) encodes the protein MLHALVRIGREEGLKALYSGIAPAMLRQASYGTIKIGTYQSLKRLFIERPEDETLPINVICGILSGVISSTIANPTDVLKIRMQAQSNTIQGGMIGNFMNIYQQEGTRGLWKGVSLTAQRAAIVVGVELPVYDITKKHLILSGLMGDTVYTHFLSSFTCGLAGALASNPVDVVRTRMMNQRVLRDGRCSGYTGTLDCLLQTWKNEGFFALYKGFWPNWLRLGPWNIIFFVTYEQLKKLDL
- the SLC25A30 gene encoding kidney mitochondrial carrier protein 1 isoform 3 (isoform 3 is encoded by transcript variant 3) encodes the protein MLRQASYGTIKIGTYQSLKRLFIERPEDETLPINVICGILSGVISSTIANPTDVLKIRMQAQSNTIQGGMIGNFMNIYQQEGTRGLWKGVSLTAQRAAIVVGVELPVYDITKKHLILSGLMGDTVYTHFLSSFTCGLAGALASNPVDVVRTRMMNQRVLRDGRCSGYTGTLDCLLQTWKNEGFFALYKGFWPNWLRLGPWNIIFFVTYEQLKKLDL
- the SLC25A30 gene encoding kidney mitochondrial carrier protein 1 isoform X2, giving the protein MSALNWKPFVYGGLASITAECGTFPIDLTKTRLQIQGQTNDAKFKEIRYRGMLHALVRIGREEGLKALYSGIAPAMLRQASYGTIKIGTYQSLKRLFIERPEDETLPINVICGILSGVISSTIANPTDVLKIRMQAQSNTIQGGMIGNFMNIYQQEGTRGLWKGVSLTAQRAAIVVGVELPVYDITKKHLILSGLMGDTVYTHFLSSFTCGLAGALASNPVDVVRTRMMNQRVLRDGRCSGYTGTLDCLLQTWKNEGFFALYKGFWPNWLRLGPWNIIFFVTYEQLKKLDL
- the SLC25A30 gene encoding kidney mitochondrial carrier protein 1 isoform X1; this translates as MSALNWKPFVYGGLASITAECGTFPIDLTKTRLQIQGQTNDAKFKEIRYRGMLHALVRIGREEGLKALYSGIAPAMLRQASYGTIKIGTYQSLKRLFIERPEDETLPINVICGILSGVISSTIANPTDVLKIRMQAQSNTIQGGMIGNFMNIYQQEGTRGLWKGVSLTAQRAAIVVGVELPVYDITKKHLILSGLMGDTVYTHFLSSFTCGLAGALASNPVDVVRTRMMNQRVLRDGRCSGYTGTLDCLLQLTVLESFSTTAKPQKLISVDAISEEADTRGFTYLSCDLSAPS